The sequence agtcagcctacagatgaaaaaacactgggagtgcattaccattaaggtatgaggtaaagtaatagagtatgcacattgtctaatgtgtttattttattaacaattcaaaagattAATCCTAGTTTCagccaaacatgaaataaTCCAGAGAAGTACCAttttgtgttaataaatccagtacaacagcaatcctttatagttctgtcacagctagaaacctcaaataattctgtttctctgtctaaagaacaacttgtcctttacgttcagagtgttggggaaactgggtacttaaatggccctaaagatgttttaattttgctgccattgcagagatgaacatcatacatggactctttaggtatgaaaggatttttcttcaaataattttgaatttatgacgaagaatttctcctcctttttgccaaccaggtctaatctaccaaaaaaaaatttatccaataggaaaggattttcatgtactgggaacacaactatcaacaatgcaacattgtacaggtgctagtttatcattcaagagccttatacaatgatgttaatctgcaatttgtatgtccttccccaagcttccaccagaagttgaatctatgagtcatgtaagttacatgatcaacagttgatatgtttaatggtgttgtttttcttttctcaatataggttaatagtaacattggatctgaaaaaattcttggttggggcaagacactgaataaattgtattgattggatggatgacatgacatttctatacttaatttggattccccagacggtatttgatattaaaaaaattgaagtgcatatctgggctcccttcttttctgaagccccgtttccccttgactcgtaataagcccgtagggggtcatgcccctactgtacggtatatataaaaacatcatataccgaggtttggagggctctggccggaaaggggacgtggggtgccgcttagtccgatgatgtgttcacggagggcgatgtggctacccacaaatccgaactaaaggttaatcgctcctgtaaaaatgttccaaatcttcagctcttcttccggcttctcttagccaatcaccgggtaatctccccggtgggtcaacaaggcagtgtctccccctgcctgggttgacggcaacttttgaaagggctattgtgcctttttaaagttgcaaaaataattgtgatgtgcagagaattgtcaataaatttttttttataaaatttttgtgcaaaatttgttgccttcattgtctgtgtcATACATCACTACATTCATTACATttctcaactttttttttattcagcttgctcaattcacctttattgttttggccacctttgatggtaagtattgtttccattggtttatcgtttatctgtaagtattcaattattaattattacactctttgaattcttcaacttagattcaaggaacatagtgttttctaattttctgaagtatttttgtatttgttttattttactcgcATGGGAACTGATCCCCAGActttcagcgtgcaacgccgatgctctaacattgagccacgagatatatctaaatctTCTTATTATCCCATATACTGTGTTATCGTCTAGGCTGTTTGTGCAGTCTTGCACAACTATATGCTTATCTTTCTACATTtttcataaggtccatagATCTGTGGTAGGGTGTTTAGGTGCGAtgcctgttaccctgggttcaaacctcaaaAGATGTAAATAATTACAACAGATTGAATGtggaaaagaatattgcagaattgcatttcaattttattctaagtgtaaatgtaaGTCCGTAGGTAACAAGAAATATTCGTTAGTTCCTTATGAGTTCATGGTtggaataatggtaaagcATGTGGGTGTCATGCTGGaatactagggttcgatccccatgtcAGTTAATGTGTGGTTAAACAATAAATACAAAACTAAATAGtgtaaaatagtttttattgtccctccttccacccacatatccaccactttacatacattttaatacaatatacaaaatacaatacatacacaaatacatacaactaactcgttggctgccacgccaccatATTCTACAGTTGCTACTGTCGCTATCgaagggatagcgaccaagggggccgggtaggccgggctgaAACGACGATGAGACCtttccgggaatgcacaccccaggtctacatcgccgtctcgttCAAGGGAattccctatggtgcattgcctaaagggccgttcggccaatcttgggcagtggcgctgctccaccccatggcagatagaccatggagcagaacagcgcggcccgtccctgtcaagctacaaaaaaaaaggggatcaaggtgggtgggtggcagccaacgagttAATTAGATTAGCATTACATaatacgaaacaaaacaaaacaataccacGACGAGGTGAAcacgaggtgacgaaggggTGGTAggagaggcgaagacggcgcgaccacgaggcgatgacggagcgacgggcaaggcgaagacggggcgacgggcgaagcgaagacgggacgacggacgaggcgaagacggggcgatgggcgaggcgatggcgggatgacgggcgaggcgaagacgggtcgacaggcgaggcgaagacgggtcgacaggcgaggcgaaggcggggcgacgggcaaggcgaagacggcgcgaacacgaggcgaagacgggccaTATAACAACATTTTGCACGATGTTCCACGATGATCTCCTACAGGCCGCTGCTTATTTACTATTCGGCATTCCAtcactttttttcattttgctgtcATGGCGTTAcctaaataacaaacaacgatATTACAATATTACACTTGAACGGGCAAATGGAAACTTACTTTTAGATGGCTTGAGAGAGTTAATACTCAGAGATCAGAATCTTGAAGATCTTTTTACatgggaaagaaaaggaaaatgcccTAGCTCTAAACGATAGAAGTAAAACCAACTGttaatttttggaaataaaacattgtTGGTGAAACTATAACAGATATGGCTATTTGACTTACAGCTGTTACTCGAAGACTAAAAAGATAGTGGGGCCAGGAATTACGATGAAGAAAGTAAAGACTTGGCAGTCCTACAAAAGGATattaaatgtaaagaaaagtCATATTAGACTaagaaagaaacttaaaataccaCAAGAAAATGGTTTTGGGGTCCATGTCTATGTGTGTTGGTTTGTTAGGTAGGAATGGCAGGAAGACGCTGGATGCTGAAACGGTGGTAATTTTTGTTGGCCACACGACACAGAGGTATAAACCACCTTTGCCAGATCCGAACTGATAGTTGCTGAATGGATAAAGTGCTGCAAAATCAGACGAAGATATTCAAATGATAACACTTTTGCCACTGTCACAACCTCTGTACTTTGTAAAtaaagtttcatgagctattCCTTGAAAGTAGAATCATACTAATTGGATTCTAGTATCAAAATGTAAGCCTTATACCTTTAAATGAGTAATCTTATCACATGATTGAACGCAAAAGCCAGAATATGCTGCCAGGCTTTGTGTTTGACAGCTGGCATAGCTGATCTcgttaaaaataagaaatctaTTTCATCTGGTTGACTTCCAAAACACAATCAAAACACTTCACCGTCGGTAGCATAACGTTTTTCGAATCTTCTGTTGTATATTAACACAGTTAACAAACATTCGGCCGGATTTCACTTATCATGCGTTCTAACTGAACAAATTAATtgcacagcagcgtcatcttgttttttaatttagaaTCAAGACGCGAATTTTCTTAAGAAttcacttatttttttaatgcgtgaaaaaaaatactgctGTGAACACGTCCATTCTGTTTCTAAAGCGAAAATTCACGTCCTTCCACCCCCAACAAGTGTGACTAGTACTTGTAGGCTGCGGCTTTTTAGACGAGGATAGcgattctacattttttctctaAAATTAGAATTACCATTTCTTACCTGCTGTTTTTGCATATAAAGAACCGCACAAACTCACCACATCGTTCTCTTccgatttgaaaatgaataatacaaaatgggaaaattaagtaaaaaaacacataACACCAGATAATCAATTGGCAGCCGTATAATATGATTCAAAAGCATTCACAACAGCATCCGCGCACATAATAAGTACGCTAATGTGTATGCCTGTTTGCTGTTAGTGTCAATGACCATTTCAcgaagaaaatttgaaaacaacgGTCGACACAGAAATCTCTTAAATGGGTTAACACAATCAAACGATTGTGGGCaaaggaaaattaaaaggcGCTAAATTAGCCAAAAAAGTGAATGTTAAGATGTGGGAGACAATGCAAAATATTACGGGTTTCAATGAAAGTTACAACGTTCAGAAAAGCGGAAGACAAATAGAGCGAATCAATTGAACGTTTCTGTGATTTACGTTGGTGTCCGTGATAAGATAagacattttcaaatcgatcGAAAAAGCCAAATTCATCTTTGATTGTAACGGAAAACTGCATATGTAGCGAacttaagaaattttttagcTACAATTTGGGAAAGCTATTCACATCTATCATACACAATACTACCTTCACATacttgaattatttttgcaactttaaaaaggcacaatcgccctttcaaaagttgccgtcaacccaggcagggggagacactgccttgttgacccaccggggagattacccggtgattggctaagagaagccggaagaagagccgaagatttggaacatttttactggagcgattaacctttagttcggatctgtgggtagccacgtcgccctccgtgaacacatcatcggactaagcggcaccccacgtcccctttccggccagagccctccaaacctcggtatatgttgtttttatatataccgtacagtaggggcatgaccccctacgggcttattacgagtcaaggggaaacggggctacggaaaggaagggagcccagatatgcacttcaaattttaaataattaataccataatacgcgggaatacacaggcgactgatggaggaaaattcaattccgtacttcaaattattacagcttttcgtcatcacatcccaaccagaaaccttcgcaggttcactattgctattaatctaaattaagaaaataaaacatagataagcataaaacatTCTTATTCATATAGCTTACTTGGTACATAATTCATcgtctgccatattcctgtagattcctggcaggagctgctaaaaggctatgcagttgcaaatgatcaccatggccaaaacttgaatacgaaagtttggaagaattcttcgtgttggccacagagatcttccatgggctttccgattggacgttccatgcaccataaaaaacagaaaggttacaaagttggttgttttgatcactaaacgttaaggtaaacaatgtacctggtctcggcagtcttgacaacaatttccaATATAACCTCATATCATCTTACTttatgaaaaatgaatttggtAGGCATCagttctaaataaaaattattgcattcaaatcttttgacaggtgggattTAGGAATGTtgccttagggagtgcaaaccacaattttcaaaaccattaaatactgttagccattgaaagattacTGCCTGACACAGGCAttcgtttgggacatgactAATGAGCTGCTTCATGGATacagctcttttcttttttagtcaTCTTCgtgatgacatgaattccagcatgtcctacacatgtatcagcttttagcaatatatcaattaaaacaattaaaatagtaccactttttaatgtttttgactccatgattcatctttgttgcaattgggaaggcaaggcaactgatctatggtgatttattcatcacacTTGCCGTAACCGTtgtcccaatgtatcagcttttctgtcaacagtagtttgctaatacgacattgaagattaaaatttgaaaactaaacaacgattaaaattagaaaactaaacaaactcagcggAAAAGCATCACGAGGGgggtaacatcttgcatgttgacgaagaatcctaggtttatcatgtacatggcagaatatccacattgcctggatggcgcaatactttgcgtaatcacacaaatgataagtaaaacatattgaattgaaaccaaatttaactgaAGTTTTACCAAACAACCGGCTAGCACCTCGGAATTCCAAAAGTACGCTTACACATTcgtatcaagcttttccagcatgtctcacctttgcaatttgtttgctttttgctgGCAGTTGTTTCGGTTGCTGTCACCATCTACCGACCGGTAGATGGTGATGAAGTATAtttgacttttctttttaaaaattaaatcattaaatctagattactataaatgatttaaatcaaaatttaacaaggaacacgaaaatgacagttgtttttacgtagagtttatagttttgagtaatctaaatataaaatttgtgtgtgtgcgaatcgaaatcattactagcgcgccagtacgctacagcgctagcatgacacatcaaatttctttgattattccaaaaccataaagtctacgtaaaaactaatttcattttcgtctgccttgttaaattttgaaccATAATCATACATAGTTACTTGAtctaatgatattattttttaaggaaaaaaaatttaagcccgacaaaataagcccggccttgttttttttttgtttaattcaaaaactataaggccaattaaaaaataaactttatattcGTGCTTAGCATTCTATTTTGCattgaaatcatgtattttaagccaaatttgaaatttggccaaaaataaaaaagtaagaaggccagccttcctactttttcaaatttcgtcaaactctagatttaatttaaaatatgtTATTCCGAttcagaattcatcgctgatcacgaaaatgtggtatatttttatattgaacttatagtttttgaattaaccgtagaaaactaaaagtcgggcttttgtcaggcttattttgtcgggcttaaaattttttcctattaaaaaataatatcattaaatctaatTAACTATACAtaattctgattcaaaatttaacaaggaacacgaaaatgttatttgtttttacgtagagctTATGGTTTaagagtaatctaaaatataaaaataggtaAGATAggaatttaagcccgacaaaaaaataagccagaGTTTTCcttgtaaaaaataatatcattaaatctagattactatacatgatttaaatcaaaatttaacaaggatcaCGCAAATGAACTCGGTCTTTACGTAGTCCCactttttaaatattcgtCAAATTCTACTTGCAGGACATGAGAGTTCCTCAAACGTCCGCAACGAACGCCATGTGTGGTGTGGCCCGTATAGAACGCGTAGCGCTAAGACAACAACGTTAACCAGCAAAGGTTGCCACCAAACTGCTGATTACTAGAAAACTCTAAATTTCTGATATTATTCGTTAAATGCTTAGATTAAATAATAGTAATCTTGGTACCAGAGTGCTCGTCATTTCCGGGGTGCTCAATAAGCTTGTACACAACCTTCACGCATTTTCACAAGAATAGTACTTCACCACGTTTGTCCTAACTCCTCTCACTATTCCCATTGCTGAGTCACCAGTATTAGCTTAAATTTAAAGACGTAAATGCCGCTACCAATACGGTgccacgataaaaaaaaaaaaaaacaccgtaTACTGTAGTCTGAACGCCGACTTGACTCCTACCCTGCGATACCATTGCTGCACCTATCGTAGATTTACACCATTGCCAAACGGGACTCAAGTGCCATTCAAGGCGTAACATAATCTCGACGTTCAAACGCATTCTATAAACAACAACAGATATCACGGGTTCTGCCTACTTGCCAAGAGCGAAACTCGTACGTAATGCGCAAATGACAAGCAAAATATGTTTGACTAATCCGCGGTTAAAATATAATCGAGTAGCCTGAAAATATAGTCCAACTGTTAAAGAATATTAAACACCCAGAACAGAAAAATAAGGCAAATTGTTAACAGACATCTTAAACattaagaataaataaaaaggcatcAGATTCGGATTAAAACTTGGTTATACTTATCCACGCAcaggagaaaaaggaaaaatagttTGTCACGTAATATTCATCaacatacaagaaaaaaatctggATTGCCTATTCTGGCGAGGCTAAGAACATAAGAATAAGAGAGCGCTTCAAAATtctgaaaagtaaaaaaaaataataagaaaaaataataataatcataaaaaattaaaggcaACAATTCTTGATGTATCATTAACCACCACGCAGAATGAAAATAGAAACTTGTTTAACTAAGCTGGGATAATCAAATCCGTTTCCCTCGTCGAGATCTTAATGCTTTTTGTTTAAGCCGTTCACGATATTCTGCCAGCTTTTGTGTGCAGTGCTTTAGGTGTTCGTAAGGTTCCCACGTATTGTCTTCTTCGCCATAACCTTCCCATGAAACGAGGTATTCATAGTCTTCCTCCTGTGGGTTAGAGTCTTCAACTTTGTAAAGCAATCGTCGATCTAAAATTTTTCCCACAACGAATTCATTGTCACTCAAGGCCTCATCCGTAGTTGCATTATTTTCCCACACATCTGTTAAATCAAACAGGATTAATTGCAAATATATTTGACAACGTGCAATGCAATTTACCAGAGGTGTTATCTAGGTTTTCAAAACCTTTAGCTGCTTCTGCGAGTAAGTCGACATCAGGCACTTCTCTGACAAAGCGGTCCAGTTCATAATCCATTTCAGGTGTAAAATCGACTCCACTGTCTGGTATGGGGTTCGTAATTGAGTCGTCTCTGCTTCGTGTCATGCCAGGGACTGCAATCATGTCCCTGCCATGATGAGATACTGGCGTCACATCTATACCGTGTTCTGACACCGGTGTTTCGGGCGTAAAATGATAGCGGGGGGTGTTACTCGTTTCGTCAAGTTCCCCGACGAGTCCTCGAATGGCAATATCTGTTTCGGTGTCTTTTCGCGAGTTTGCATTACATGATCTTAAACGagtcctttttctttgcgaGCTACAAGGTTGGTCTGATTTAGCCGCTTTTGGTTCCGATGTTGATTGATCAGTGTCTGATTCAACTATAGAACGCTTTTTTGCCTGCTGGGTGTTACAGAAAAAGTCAGTTATTCATCAATAAAGGTTACGAAGTAGCAAACATACCTTAGACTTCTGTGTTCTGACACGATGAAGTTCATTGCCGACAGCGTTTGCAACCCATTTGCGAGAAACGATGGCTACGGCAGCTCGAATAAAGATTTCGCGACATTTCAGCATAGTATCAAAAGAACCTGCAAACCAGAGTTCATCCAGCTCGTTGTGCAAATGTTCCTCATGTTGCactaaaaatcaaagaaactgTCAGGGTATtggaggttttttttaaacattataATAACATACTTAGGTTTTGACTGATTGGTTGATTTTTCAACTGTTTCAAAAAAACTTCCTTCCATAATGAGCGGGCTAGCTGATCCATAGCAGCTTGgtccattttctgtttgagTTCGACCCGTGGTGGTGCGCAGCAGGTTTGAATATGCAGTTGAAATGGGGGTATATGGTGGAAGAGCTCAAGGCAGTAATTGCATATTAGCAATGGGGAACTGCGCGCGTAGTCCAGACAGCCTTAAAGGTTAAAAGAACAAGATGGGAAATTTGGTGGTTGTAGCACAAATAAATATAACTGCCCGTTTTACTTTTAAGTGTGTCTATGTCTAACATGCCACGGATTTCCTTCTCGCCTGCTTGCCCAAAGCCActaaaaacattttggaaCGCCTCGTCTTGAAGAATTAATCAATTAAACAAGGTAAACCagataataatacaaaagaaCGTACCGATCTCATCTTCGTTAGGTTCTTGCAATGGCATGACCTCCGACGTCCTTGTTAAAATGGTCTCAGTTCGAATCGAATTTTGCTCGTTGGTTGAACACCTTTCATTGTAACTAGTGGTGGGCGTGGCCATCAGTTGGTCTTGACCAATCAACGATACGCCGGCTCTGTTACCAATATCCAACAGTGTTACTGctagataaaaaaatttcgtccTTTTTGGAACTCTGaaagtaaacaagaaaatctTATACATGAAATATACCGGGGTTTTTTGTGCCATCTTCACATTGTCTCATCTGATTACTGCAATCGAGGAGAGTTCCATTTATAGGTGCATCTACAACAACATGTCCTATTAGATGTCGAAcggctgcaaaaaaaataaaataaataaataaattattgtaCCATACCCCAATCTGAAGATCGAAAACTTTGGTTCTCGCTGACGGGCTGATGTTCCGAATTCGGTTCAAGAGGAGTATTCGATAACTGATTCATATCAAATACGACTTCTCCATTATGATTTAGCAAATTGTAGATCTCGTTAACTTGGCCGGTAGAGTTCCGACAAAACTCATCCAATCCAGGCAATGAGGGTAAGCTAGTCCCATCAAGTAAGACACTAGCATCAGCACCAGCTAGACTCATTACATCATCTGGAAACATGGTGCATGAACTGGATTCCTTATCCAGGTTGCTGTCAGTCACTGCGAACACTGAAGAACTCATGATGAATCATATAGCGACTGTGGACCACATATATAGAAAAATCAGCAAACACTTCAGTTACCATCAGGCCTTTCAGTTTTACTCATGCCTTATATGTATTCATGCTTCAAGCATTATATCGTCTTTTATTAAG comes from Daphnia carinata strain CSIRO-1 chromosome 2, CSIRO_AGI_Dcar_HiC_V3, whole genome shotgun sequence and encodes:
- the LOC130686732 gene encoding uncharacterized protein LOC130686732 isoform X1, yielding MKVKVFAVTDSNLDKESSSCTMFPDDVMSLAGADASVLLDGTSLPSLPGLDEFCRNSTGQVNEIYNLLNHNGEVVFDMNQLSNTPLEPNSEHQPVSENQSFRSSDWDAPINGTLLDCSNQMRQCEDGTKNPAVTLLDIGNRAGVSLIGQDQLMATPTTSYNERCSTNEQNSIRTETILTRTSEVMPLQEPNEDEIDEAFQNVFSGFGQAGEKEIRGMLDIDTLKSCLDYARSSPLLICNYCLELFHHIPPFQLHIQTCCAPPRVELKQKMDQAAMDQLARSLWKEVFLKQLKNQPISQNLMQHEEHLHNELDELWFAGSFDTMLKCREIFIRAAVAIVSRKWVANAVGNELHRVRTQKSKQAKKRSIVESDTDQSTSEPKAAKSDQPCSSQRKRTRLRSCNANSRKDTETDIAIRGLVGELDETSNTPRYHFTPETPVSEHGIDVTPVSHHGRDMIAVPGMTRSRDDSITNPIPDSGVDFTPEMDYELDRFVREVPDVDLLAEAAKGFENLDNTSDVWENNATTDEALSDNEFVVGKILDRRLLYKVEDSNPQEEDYEYLVSWEGYGEEDNTWEPYEHLKHCTQKLAEYRERLKQKALRSRRGKRI
- the LOC130686732 gene encoding uncharacterized protein LOC130686732 isoform X2, encoding MSSSVFAVTDSNLDKESSSCTMFPDDVMSLAGADASVLLDGTSLPSLPGLDEFCRNSTGQVNEIYNLLNHNGEVVFDMNQLSNTPLEPNSEHQPVSENQSFRSSDWDAPINGTLLDCSNQMRQCEDGTKNPVTLLDIGNRAGVSLIGQDQLMATPTTSYNERCSTNEQNSIRTETILTRTSEVMPLQEPNEDEIDEAFQNVFSGFGQAGEKEIRGMLDIDTLKSCLDYARSSPLLICNYCLELFHHIPPFQLHIQTCCAPPRVELKQKMDQAAMDQLARSLWKEVFLKQLKNQPISQNLMQHEEHLHNELDELWFAGSFDTMLKCREIFIRAAVAIVSRKWVANAVGNELHRVRTQKSKQAKKRSIVESDTDQSTSEPKAAKSDQPCSSQRKRTRLRSCNANSRKDTETDIAIRGLVGELDETSNTPRYHFTPETPVSEHGIDVTPVSHHGRDMIAVPGMTRSRDDSITNPIPDSGVDFTPEMDYELDRFVREVPDVDLLAEAAKGFENLDNTSDVWENNATTDEALSDNEFVVGKILDRRLLYKVEDSNPQEEDYEYLVSWEGYGEEDNTWEPYEHLKHCTQKLAEYRERLKQKALRSRRGKRI
- the LOC130686732 gene encoding uncharacterized protein LOC130686732 isoform X3, translating into MSSSVFAVTDSNLDKESSSCTMFPDDVMSLAGADASVLLDGTSLPSLPGLDEFCRNSTGQVNEIYNLLNHNGEVVFDMNQLSNTPLEPNSEHQPVSENQSFRSSDWDAPINGTLLDCSNQMRQCEDGTKNPAVTLLDIGNRAGVSLIGQDQLMATPTTSYNERCSTNEQNSIRTETILTRTSEVMPLQEPNEDEIDEAFQNVFSGFGQAGEKEIRGMLDIDTLKSCLDYARSSPLLICNYCLELFHHIPPFQLHIQTCCAPPRVELKQKMDQAAMDQLARSLWKEVFLKQLKNQPISQNLMQHEEHLHNELDELWFAGSFDTMLKCREIFIRAAVAIVSRKWVANAVGNELHRVRTQKSKAKKRSIVESDTDQSTSEPKAAKSDQPCSSQRKRTRLRSCNANSRKDTETDIAIRGLVGELDETSNTPRYHFTPETPVSEHGIDVTPVSHHGRDMIAVPGMTRSRDDSITNPIPDSGVDFTPEMDYELDRFVREVPDVDLLAEAAKGFENLDNTSDVWENNATTDEALSDNEFVVGKILDRRLLYKVEDSNPQEEDYEYLVSWEGYGEEDNTWEPYEHLKHCTQKLAEYRERLKQKALRSRRGKRI